The genomic region TGATGACCAGCATGGCACGGCGGTTGTGTTATATGCCGGTCTGATCAATGCACTCAAACTGGTAGGCAAGTCCATCACGGATGTGAAGATCGTGGTCTGCGGTATTGGTGCAGCAGGTGTAGCCTGCAGTAATATTTTGCTGTCTGCGGGAGCAAGTCGACTTATTGGTGTTGATCGTGAAGGTGCGATTGTACGGACACAAACCTATGAGAATGAAGTCTGGAGTGACTATGCGGCTCGCACCAACCCGGAACTGGAAACTGGTTCGCTGCGTGATGTCATTCGTGGAGCGGACGTGTTTATTGGTTTATCACGCGGCAATCTGTTAACTCGTGAAGATGTACAGACTATGGCCGAAGATCCAATCGTGTTTGCGATGGCCAATCCGGTACCTGAGATTATGCCTGCTTTGGTGGAGGACATTGTAGCTGTTATGGCGACAGGACGATCAGATTATCCAAACCAAATCAACAACGTGTTATGTTTCCCTGGCATCTTCAGGGCAGTTCTGGATTGCCGGGCTACCGAAATTAATGAAGAAATGAAGCTGGCAGCCGCTCAAGCGATTGCCTCGGCCATTACGGATGAAGAGCGTACACGTTATTACATTATTCCGAGTGTGTTCAATGATAAAGTAGTCAAATCAATGCGTAACCGCGTCATTGAAGCAGCTGTTAAGACGGGTGTAGCGCGACGTATTCCACGTGAGCAGGCTCGTGAAGGTGGGGAATCGTAA from Paenibacillus sp. FSL R5-0341 harbors:
- a CDS encoding NAD-dependent malic enzyme is translated as MNQRNLDGNSIIIRLEMTTKDIKFGEVASAISEAGGDIIAIDVISTNQDVSVRDLTVAVTDAQDNSKIIEGVRQLKGISIINVSDRTFLLHLGGKIEVTPKTPIQNREDLSRVYTPDVARVCSAIVEEPGKAFSLTIKRNTVAVVSDGSAVLGLGNIGPRAAMPVMEGKAMLFKQFAGVDAFPICLDTQDTEEIIRTVKAISPGFGGINLEDISSPRCFEIERRLNEELDIPVFHDDQHGTAVVLYAGLINALKLVGKSITDVKIVVCGIGAAGVACSNILLSAGASRLIGVDREGAIVRTQTYENEVWSDYAARTNPELETGSLRDVIRGADVFIGLSRGNLLTREDVQTMAEDPIVFAMANPVPEIMPALVEDIVAVMATGRSDYPNQINNVLCFPGIFRAVLDCRATEINEEMKLAAAQAIASAITDEERTRYYIIPSVFNDKVVKSMRNRVIEAAVKTGVARRIPREQAREGGES